A genome region from Syntrophaceae bacterium includes the following:
- a CDS encoding L,D-transpeptidase family protein, with translation MNARPLSFMLRLFTALVAVPALLSLTAASAADKPSAPVASFTEVSPAPADRIVVEKAKRTLTLYRQDKEIRTYKVALGRDPVGPKVRQGDNKTPEGVYFVDYKIRHSIYHRALHLSYPNRDDVERARALGVPPGGSIMIHGMKEDKLWMGDVQYLFNWTNGCIALTNPEMEELWDLVSVWTPVEIRP, from the coding sequence ATGAACGCTCGCCCTCTGTCCTTCATGCTGAGACTTTTCACGGCCCTCGTCGCCGTCCCGGCCCTCCTTTCCCTCACCGCGGCGTCCGCCGCGGACAAGCCCTCGGCGCCCGTGGCGTCTTTCACGGAAGTCTCACCAGCCCCTGCGGACCGCATCGTCGTCGAGAAGGCGAAGCGGACGCTCACGCTCTACAGGCAGGACAAGGAGATCAGGACGTACAAGGTCGCCCTGGGCCGCGACCCCGTCGGTCCCAAGGTCCGGCAGGGCGACAACAAGACGCCCGAAGGCGTGTACTTCGTGGATTACAAGATCCGCCACAGCATATACCACCGGGCCCTCCACCTTTCCTACCCCAACCGGGACGATGTGGAGCGGGCCAGGGCGCTGGGCGTGCCGCCGGGGGGCAGCATCATGATCCACGGCATGAAGGAGGACAAGCTCTGGATGGGCGACGTGCAGTACCTGTTCAACTGGACCAACGGCTGCATCGCCCTGACCAACCCCGAGATGGAGGAACTGTGGGACCTCGTCTCGGTCTGGACGCCGGTGGAGATCAGGCCGTAA
- a CDS encoding L,D-transpeptidase family protein, with protein sequence MRVKTLLIAALLFLLTPDPSLARTEYRYAPAKKSPAGTGTVIGRLLVHTVKPGETLLDIARRYGLGVTELQAVHPDKDPWLLEEGSALQIPTLWIVPPTRHKGIVINVPEMRLYRYHAKRGTVSTYAVTVGEEETQTPLGTFRVVEKEEDPEWNIPRKLQHKYNTKVMPAGPDNPIGRYWLGLSARGYGIHGTDNPWSVGRILSNGCIRLYPEDIERLYPDVPKGTVVEILYEPVKFGLRGSTIYVEVHGDPYGFIGDMGQHARLVARKQGIEAYADWEKIDEAIEAKNGVPVPVGTLPKGGDGRKLSRR encoded by the coding sequence ATGCGGGTCAAGACACTACTCATCGCGGCACTCCTGTTCCTGCTGACCCCTGATCCCTCCCTCGCGCGGACCGAATACCGCTATGCCCCGGCGAAGAAAAGTCCTGCAGGGACCGGCACCGTGATCGGCCGGTTGCTCGTCCACACCGTGAAGCCGGGAGAGACGCTCCTTGACATCGCGAGGCGCTACGGCCTGGGGGTTACGGAACTGCAGGCCGTGCACCCCGACAAGGACCCCTGGCTGCTCGAGGAGGGCAGCGCGTTGCAGATCCCGACCCTCTGGATCGTACCCCCGACCCGGCACAAGGGCATCGTGATCAACGTGCCGGAGATGCGCCTCTACCGATACCACGCCAAGAGGGGGACCGTCAGCACCTACGCCGTCACGGTCGGTGAGGAGGAGACGCAGACGCCGCTGGGGACGTTCCGGGTCGTCGAGAAAGAGGAGGACCCCGAGTGGAACATCCCCCGCAAGCTGCAGCACAAGTACAACACGAAGGTTATGCCCGCCGGGCCCGACAACCCGATCGGCCGTTACTGGCTGGGGCTTTCCGCGCGCGGGTACGGCATCCACGGCACGGACAACCCCTGGAGCGTCGGACGAATCCTCAGCAACGGCTGCATCCGGCTCTACCCGGAGGACATCGAGAGGCTCTACCCGGACGTCCCGAAGGGGACGGTGGTTGAAATTTTGTACGAGCCCGTCAAGTTCGGGTTGCGGGGCAGCACGATCTACGTGGAGGTCCACGGCGACCCCTACGGGTTCATCGGGGACATGGGACAGCACGCCCGGCTGGTCGCGAGGAAGCAGGGGATCGAGGCGTACGCGGACTGGGAAAAGATCGACGAGGCAATCGAAGCGAAAAACGGGGTCCCCGTCCCGGTGGGCACCCTGCCGAAGGGAGGTGATGGCAGGAAACTGTCACGTCGCTGA
- a CDS encoding Slp/YeaY family lipoprotein produces the protein MAVTRAIGVILLAVVASLAACAPMSQEIRREAQASAPFAEIRKDPEKFKGAVVVWGGVIIETVNRQDSTAIRVLQTALDFQGRPTDLDRSEGRFIVVVDRFLDPDIFKKGRELTVGGEIAGSETHPVGEVLFVHPVVRARELKLWEQRVPSPPHFCDPWFWGPPCPWGPWRRHPYWW, from the coding sequence ATGGCGGTGACAAGAGCCATCGGGGTCATCCTCCTTGCCGTCGTTGCGTCCCTCGCGGCCTGTGCGCCGATGTCGCAGGAGATCCGACGGGAGGCGCAGGCGAGCGCGCCCTTCGCCGAGATCCGGAAGGACCCCGAGAAGTTCAAGGGCGCCGTCGTCGTCTGGGGCGGCGTCATCATCGAGACGGTCAACCGGCAGGACTCGACCGCCATCCGGGTCTTGCAGACGGCCCTCGATTTCCAGGGGCGGCCGACGGACCTCGACCGCTCGGAGGGCCGCTTCATCGTCGTCGTCGACCGGTTCCTCGATCCCGACATCTTCAAGAAGGGCAGGGAGCTCACCGTGGGCGGTGAGATCGCCGGCAGCGAGACGCACCCCGTCGGGGAGGTCCTTTTCGTCCACCCCGTGGTGCGGGCCAGGGAGTTGAAGCTCTGGGAGCAGAGGGTCCCATCCCCGCCCCACTTCTGCGATCCCTGGTTCTGGGGGCCCCCGTGCCCCTGGGGCCCGTGGAGGCGGCACCCGTACTGGTGGTGA
- a CDS encoding cysteine protease, giving the protein MSEFMERPAMGWLPDYPDFRDYTAQTKTILPLMRKLKGTGDGKKKPKLPAACDLRAWCPAVEDQGKIGSCTANAGVGMIEYFERRAFGRHVEASRLFLYKVTRNLLHWTGDTGAFLRTTMGALVLFGVPPEEYWPYRTDDFDKEPPAFCYAFAQNYQAIQYYRLDPPGTAPADLLAGIKTKLAAGLPSMFGFSVYSSIDQAGKTGKIPYPAKGEKLLGGHAVMAVGYDDRMKIRNANPGGPETTGAILIRNSWGARWGEQGYGWLPYEYVLREMALDWWSLVKAEWIDTGEFGQK; this is encoded by the coding sequence ATGTCCGAATTCATGGAACGGCCCGCCATGGGGTGGCTGCCCGACTACCCCGACTTCAGGGACTACACGGCGCAGACGAAGACCATCCTGCCCCTGATGCGGAAGCTCAAGGGGACCGGAGACGGGAAGAAGAAGCCGAAATTGCCGGCAGCGTGCGACCTCCGGGCCTGGTGCCCGGCCGTGGAGGACCAGGGCAAGATCGGCTCGTGCACGGCCAACGCCGGCGTGGGGATGATCGAGTACTTCGAGCGCAGGGCCTTCGGCAGGCATGTCGAGGCCTCGCGGCTCTTCCTCTACAAGGTCACCCGGAACCTGCTGCACTGGACGGGCGACACCGGTGCGTTTCTGAGAACGACCATGGGGGCCCTGGTGCTCTTCGGCGTGCCGCCCGAGGAGTACTGGCCGTACCGGACGGACGATTTCGACAAGGAGCCCCCGGCCTTCTGCTACGCCTTTGCCCAGAATTACCAGGCCATCCAGTACTACCGCCTCGACCCGCCCGGCACCGCGCCCGCGGATCTGCTTGCCGGGATCAAGACCAAGCTCGCGGCGGGCCTGCCGTCGATGTTCGGCTTCAGCGTCTACAGCTCCATCGACCAGGCCGGCAAGACGGGGAAGATCCCCTACCCGGCAAAGGGCGAGAAGCTCCTGGGCGGCCACGCCGTGATGGCCGTGGGCTACGACGACAGGATGAAAATCCGCAACGCGAACCCCGGCGGCCCGGAGACGACGGGGGCGATCCTCATCCGCAACTCCTGGGGTGCCAGGTGGGGCGAGCAGGGCTACGGGTGGCTTCCCTACGAATACGTGCTGAGGGAGATGGCCCTGGACTGGTGGTCGCTCGTGAAAGCGGAATGGATCGACACGGGGGAGTTCGGGCAGAAATAG
- a CDS encoding rod shape-determining protein, with the protein MLGKFSNDLAVDLGTANTLVYVRGKGIVLREPSVVAVHRDARGIKKVLAVGAEAKNMLGKTPGNIEAIRPMKGGVIADFDITEAMLRHFIQRVHNRRTLIRPRIIVSIPSGVTQVERRAVKETAESAGAREVYLIEEPMAAAIGAGMPIKEPVSSMVVDIGGGTTEVAVISLSGIVYAKSVRVAGDKMDEAIVQYLKRKYSLLIGERTAEMIKTTIGCAYPDEELKTVEVKGRDLISGIPKIIEINSEEAREAIAEPVSIIVDTIRDALEQMPPELAGDIVDRGIVLTGGGALLRNLDVLLREETGLPVSVADDPLSTVARGSGIALDELELLREVAIQL; encoded by the coding sequence ATTCTTGGAAAATTCTCGAATGACCTGGCCGTCGATCTCGGCACGGCCAACACGCTCGTCTACGTCAGGGGGAAGGGCATCGTCCTGCGCGAGCCCTCCGTCGTGGCCGTCCACCGCGACGCCCGCGGGATCAAGAAGGTGCTCGCCGTGGGCGCCGAGGCGAAGAACATGCTCGGCAAGACGCCCGGCAACATCGAGGCGATCCGGCCCATGAAGGGCGGCGTCATCGCCGACTTCGACATCACGGAGGCCATGCTCCGCCATTTCATCCAGCGCGTGCACAACCGCCGGACCCTGATCCGGCCCCGCATCATCGTGTCCATCCCCTCGGGGGTCACCCAGGTGGAGCGCCGGGCCGTCAAGGAGACGGCCGAGTCGGCCGGCGCCCGCGAGGTCTATCTCATCGAGGAGCCCATGGCGGCCGCCATCGGCGCGGGCATGCCCATCAAGGAGCCCGTGAGCTCCATGGTGGTCGACATCGGCGGCGGGACGACGGAGGTGGCCGTGATCAGCCTCTCCGGCATCGTCTACGCCAAGTCGGTGCGCGTGGCCGGCGACAAGATGGACGAGGCCATCGTGCAGTACCTGAAGCGCAAGTACAGCCTTCTCATCGGCGAGCGCACGGCCGAGATGATCAAGACGACGATCGGCTGCGCCTACCCGGACGAGGAGCTCAAGACCGTCGAGGTCAAGGGACGGGACCTCATCTCGGGGATCCCGAAGATCATCGAGATCAACTCGGAGGAAGCCCGGGAGGCCATCGCGGAGCCCGTCAGCATCATCGTCGACACGATCCGCGACGCTCTGGAGCAGATGCCGCCGGAGCTGGCAGGCGACATCGTGGACCGGGGCATCGTCCTGACCGGCGGCGGCGCGCTGCTCCGGAATCTCGATGTGCTGCTCCGGGAGGAGACGGGCCTGCCCGTCAGCGTGGCCGACGACCCCCTGTCCACGGTGGCCCGGGGCTCCGGCATCGCCCTGGACGAGCTCGAACTGCTCCGCGAGGTCGCCATCCAGCTCTGA
- the mreC gene encoding rod shape-determining protein MreC produces MFKKYLAVIVAFILIAASLVILSQSLRRPGSPGIMKKLVLEATAPVEQGIHAGLNAVGGAWRRYLFLVGLEEENRQLRNRIAELQSELNTYRELSLEGSRLRKVLALEDSTVYPTVAARVVGKEGSSPFRTILINRGTRDGVKDGLPVIAPDGVVGRVIEASWNYAKVLLVTDYNSNIDALVQGSRAQGILQGGGHRLSRLKYVQRTEEVKVGEAVVTSGLGGMFPKGLMLGTVVRADKKDPGLFQTIEVVPSVDFSKIEEVLVLQTEKD; encoded by the coding sequence TTGTTCAAGAAGTATCTCGCCGTCATCGTTGCCTTCATCCTGATCGCCGCCTCCCTCGTCATCCTGTCCCAGAGCCTCAGGCGCCCGGGAAGCCCGGGGATCATGAAGAAACTCGTCCTGGAGGCGACGGCCCCCGTCGAGCAGGGGATCCACGCGGGCCTGAATGCCGTGGGCGGGGCCTGGCGGCGCTACCTCTTCCTCGTCGGGCTCGAGGAGGAGAACCGGCAGCTGCGCAACAGGATCGCGGAGCTGCAGAGCGAGCTGAACACCTACCGCGAGCTGTCGCTCGAGGGCAGCCGGCTCCGGAAGGTGCTCGCCCTGGAGGACAGCACCGTCTACCCGACGGTTGCCGCGCGGGTCGTGGGCAAGGAGGGCTCGTCGCCCTTCCGCACGATCCTGATCAACCGCGGGACGCGAGACGGCGTGAAGGACGGCCTTCCCGTGATCGCGCCGGACGGCGTGGTGGGCCGGGTCATCGAGGCGTCCTGGAACTACGCCAAGGTCCTGCTCGTGACCGACTACAACAGCAACATCGACGCCCTCGTGCAGGGCAGCCGGGCCCAGGGGATCCTGCAGGGCGGGGGGCACCGGCTCTCGCGCCTGAAATACGTGCAGCGCACCGAGGAGGTCAAGGTGGGCGAAGCCGTCGTCACCTCGGGGCTCGGGGGGATGTTTCCGAAGGGGCTGATGCTCGGCACGGTGGTGCGGGCCGACAAGAAGGACCCCGGCCTCTTCCAGACGATCGAGGTGGTGCCGTCGGTGGATTTCTCGAAGATCGAGGAAGTCCTGGTGCTGCAGACGGAGAAAGACTAG
- the mreD gene encoding rod shape-determining protein MreD: MAYYFILPFFAVLLVVLQRTLLDLVFGGRIGIEVSLVLVVWAGFHLDMVRGGALVFLLGFVLDCLSGTILGLYTFVYAVLFVLTRLLSPRIYGERMLFIMAYVFLCAMLEGLFIVAVYWFIYGTDVSHSLLRTTLPQALVAGVLSPAIFTLFSRLGVHAYAGEAR; this comes from the coding sequence ATGGCTTACTATTTCATCCTCCCCTTCTTCGCCGTTCTGCTCGTCGTCCTCCAGCGGACGCTGCTGGACCTGGTCTTCGGCGGGCGGATCGGGATCGAGGTCTCCCTCGTCCTCGTCGTGTGGGCCGGGTTCCACCTCGACATGGTAAGGGGCGGCGCGCTCGTCTTCCTCCTGGGCTTCGTCCTCGACTGCCTGTCGGGCACGATCCTGGGGCTCTACACCTTCGTCTACGCCGTCCTGTTCGTCCTCACCCGCCTGCTGTCGCCGCGGATCTACGGGGAGCGGATGCTCTTCATCATGGCCTACGTCTTCCTCTGCGCCATGCTCGAGGGGCTCTTCATCGTCGCCGTCTACTGGTTCATCTACGGCACCGATGTTTCCCACAGCCTGCTGCGGACGACCTTGCCGCAGGCCCTGGTCGCCGGGGTCCTGAGCCCAGCGATCTTCACGCTGTTCAGCCGCCTGGGGGTCCACGCCTATGCCGGAGAAGCACGATAG
- the mrdA gene encoding penicillin-binding protein 2, whose translation MPEKHDRLVRYDPGEYRDRFTVIFWVILAAVCLLVLRLWYLQIIKGEDLLKRSENNRIRIREVKAMRGIIVDARGVVLVENRPSYDVVIFPEDVKDLKGLVEKLEALYAKVGLTFPMDYETIRENRRPFTPLRVDRNVSREKLALIETHSLELPGVGIDVMPVREYYYGESMAHVIGYIGEVSRDELEKDRSAGYKSGDFIGKFGLEKALDRYIRGRAGGEQVEVNVVGRKVKTLGRVEPVQGYRVVLTIDAQVQKAAWAAMEGKAGAVVALDPRDGSILALVSRPGFDPNLFNRGVSADVWEKISSNPLHPMENRAIAGQYPPGSTYKLIVAAAALEEGIITPETSFNCPGTFEMGTRTFRCWRKHGHGRVSLHRAIVESCDVYFYNVGRLLGVDRLAQYAQAFGLGARTGVAMAGERRGLIPTRDWKLARFGVPWQPGETISIAIGQGYNTATPLQLANAYAAIANGGEFFTPRVVQRVETDDGEIIEEFRPEKKAVLPVSRENLQLLKRALWGVVNEPGGTGGQARIAGRDVCGKTGTSQVIGMAEGDDGSSYPYEFRDHALFVSFAPRDNPEIVVAVVAEHSGHGGSAAAPVARKVLEAYFAGKARQ comes from the coding sequence ATGCCGGAGAAGCACGATAGGCTCGTCCGGTACGACCCGGGCGAATACCGCGACCGGTTCACCGTGATCTTCTGGGTGATCCTGGCGGCCGTCTGCCTCCTGGTGCTGAGGCTCTGGTACCTCCAGATCATCAAGGGCGAAGACCTGCTCAAGCGCTCGGAGAACAACCGGATCCGCATCCGCGAGGTGAAGGCCATGCGGGGGATCATCGTCGATGCCCGCGGCGTCGTGCTCGTGGAGAACCGGCCCTCCTACGACGTGGTCATCTTCCCCGAGGACGTCAAGGACCTCAAAGGGCTCGTGGAGAAGCTCGAGGCCCTGTACGCGAAGGTGGGCCTCACGTTCCCCATGGATTACGAGACGATCCGCGAGAACCGCAGGCCCTTCACGCCGCTGCGGGTCGACCGCAACGTGAGCCGCGAAAAGCTCGCCCTCATCGAGACCCACTCCCTGGAGCTGCCCGGCGTGGGCATCGACGTCATGCCCGTCCGGGAGTACTACTACGGGGAGAGCATGGCCCACGTCATCGGCTACATCGGCGAGGTGAGCCGCGACGAGCTCGAGAAGGACAGGTCCGCCGGGTACAAGAGCGGCGATTTCATCGGGAAGTTCGGCCTCGAGAAGGCCCTGGACCGCTACATCCGCGGCAGGGCGGGCGGCGAGCAGGTCGAGGTCAACGTGGTGGGCCGCAAGGTCAAGACCCTAGGGCGCGTCGAGCCCGTCCAGGGGTACCGGGTCGTCCTGACGATCGACGCCCAGGTGCAGAAGGCGGCCTGGGCGGCCATGGAGGGCAAGGCGGGGGCCGTCGTGGCCCTCGACCCCCGCGACGGCTCCATCCTCGCGCTGGTGAGCCGGCCGGGGTTCGACCCCAACCTCTTCAATCGCGGCGTGAGCGCCGACGTGTGGGAAAAGATCTCCTCGAACCCCCTGCACCCCATGGAGAACCGGGCCATCGCGGGCCAGTACCCCCCGGGCTCCACGTACAAGCTCATCGTGGCGGCGGCGGCCCTGGAGGAGGGGATCATCACCCCCGAGACGTCCTTCAACTGCCCCGGGACGTTCGAGATGGGCACCCGCACCTTCCGCTGCTGGCGCAAGCACGGCCACGGCCGTGTGAGCCTGCACCGTGCCATCGTGGAATCCTGCGACGTCTATTTCTACAACGTCGGCAGGCTGCTGGGCGTGGACCGGCTCGCCCAGTACGCCCAGGCCTTCGGCCTCGGGGCCCGCACGGGCGTCGCCATGGCGGGCGAGCGCCGGGGGCTCATCCCGACGCGCGACTGGAAGCTGGCCCGCTTCGGCGTGCCTTGGCAGCCCGGCGAGACGATCTCGATCGCCATCGGCCAGGGCTACAACACGGCAACGCCGCTGCAGCTGGCCAACGCCTATGCCGCCATCGCCAACGGCGGCGAGTTCTTCACCCCGAGGGTCGTCCAGCGCGTCGAGACCGACGACGGGGAGATCATCGAGGAGTTCCGCCCGGAGAAGAAGGCCGTGCTGCCCGTGAGCCGGGAAAACCTGCAGCTGCTCAAGAGGGCGCTCTGGGGCGTCGTCAACGAGCCGGGCGGCACGGGTGGGCAGGCACGCATCGCCGGCAGGGACGTGTGCGGCAAGACGGGGACCTCCCAGGTGATCGGCATGGCCGAGGGCGACGACGGGTCCTCCTACCCCTACGAGTTCCGGGACCACGCCCTGTTCGTCAGCTTCGCCCCGCGGGACAACCCGGAGATCGTCGTGGCCGTCGTGGCCGAGCACTCGGGTCACGGGGGCTCCGCGGCGGCGCCGGTGGCCCGGAAGGTGCTGGAAGCCTACTTTGCGGGGAAGGCGCGGCAATGA
- the rodA gene encoding rod shape-determining protein RodA, whose product MKIDRRLIFNFDWTLALFVALIVGMGLLNLYSAGHGISSEPHVRQLRWVLLGMGVMVLAFAFDYRWIARYAYVLHALAVVLLVAVFAFGAVTKGSQRWINLGGFTMQPSELVKITLILALAKYFNDHRIEGSYGIRELFPPFLIVLVPFVLVLRQPDLGTALMLMILFGSMVLFIGIRWRTLLGLAALGILIIPVGWNFLAEYQKERVLTFIDPQRDPLGSGYHIIQSIIAVGSGGILGKGFMKGTQSQLKFLPEQQTDFVFSVFAEEWGFLGALLVLVLFLALILWGLKIAQHSRDYLGTLIAFGVTMLIFWGVFINVAMVLGMLPVVGIPLPFFSYGGSSMVKTMAAMGLLMNVSMRRYVLQS is encoded by the coding sequence ATGAAGATCGACCGAAGGCTCATCTTCAATTTCGACTGGACGCTCGCGCTGTTCGTCGCGCTCATCGTGGGCATGGGCCTGCTGAACCTCTACAGCGCGGGCCACGGCATCTCGAGCGAGCCCCACGTCAGGCAGCTCCGCTGGGTGCTTCTCGGGATGGGGGTCATGGTGCTGGCCTTCGCCTTCGATTACCGCTGGATCGCGCGGTACGCCTACGTGCTGCACGCGCTGGCCGTCGTGCTGCTCGTCGCCGTGTTCGCCTTCGGCGCGGTGACGAAGGGCTCCCAGCGCTGGATCAACCTGGGGGGCTTCACGATGCAGCCCTCGGAACTGGTCAAGATCACCCTGATCCTCGCCCTGGCGAAGTATTTCAACGACCACCGGATCGAGGGCAGCTACGGGATCCGGGAACTCTTCCCCCCCTTTTTGATTGTCCTGGTGCCCTTCGTTCTGGTATTAAGGCAGCCTGACCTGGGGACGGCCCTGATGCTCATGATCCTCTTCGGGTCCATGGTTCTTTTCATCGGCATCCGGTGGCGGACGCTCCTGGGGCTGGCCGCGCTCGGGATCCTCATCATCCCCGTCGGGTGGAACTTCCTGGCCGAGTACCAGAAGGAGAGGGTCCTGACCTTCATCGACCCGCAGCGGGACCCCCTGGGGTCGGGCTACCACATCATCCAGTCGATCATCGCCGTCGGCTCGGGGGGCATTCTCGGCAAGGGGTTCATGAAGGGGACGCAGAGCCAGCTCAAGTTCCTGCCCGAGCAGCAGACGGACTTCGTCTTCTCCGTCTTCGCCGAGGAGTGGGGGTTTCTGGGGGCCCTGCTCGTGCTCGTCCTGTTCCTGGCCCTGATCCTCTGGGGGCTGAAGATCGCCCAGCACTCCCGGGATTACCTGGGGACGCTCATCGCCTTCGGCGTGACGATGCTGATCTTCTGGGGCGTCTTCATCAACGTGGCCATGGTCCTGGGGATGCTCCCCGTCGTGGGGATCCCCCTGCCGTTTTTCAGCTACGGGGGCTCCTCGATGGTGAAGACGATGGCCGCCATGGGGCTGCTGATGAACGTGAGCATGCGCAGGTATGTGCTGCAGTCGTAA
- a CDS encoding polymer-forming cytoskeletal protein encodes MEIKAFLGEGTEFEGKLIFTGAVRLDGKFKGEIFGKGTLVVGQGGRIEADIQVDSLMIGGDVRGTVEVRERMEIDSTGRLTGNVKTGIFIVHEGGLFEGNCQMTKGGATPKPE; translated from the coding sequence GTGGAAATCAAAGCCTTTCTGGGGGAAGGGACCGAGTTCGAGGGGAAGCTGATCTTCACCGGTGCCGTGAGGCTCGACGGCAAGTTCAAGGGCGAGATTTTCGGCAAGGGGACCCTCGTGGTGGGCCAGGGCGGCCGCATCGAGGCCGACATCCAGGTGGACAGCCTCATGATCGGCGGCGACGTCCGCGGCACCGTGGAGGTCCGGGAACGGATGGAGATCGACTCGACGGGCCGGCTCACCGGCAACGTCAAGACAGGCATCTTCATCGTGCACGAGGGCGGCCTCTTCGAGGGCAACTGCCAGATGACCAAGGGGGGCGCAACCCCGAAGCCCGAGTAA
- a CDS encoding ATP synthase F0 subunit B, with translation MVDIDYTLFIQLVLFLLLIWILNQVLYKPLLRIMERRKEILDKAQEEVKNVQETIDRRVAEYEEKIRAAKMQAMGQKGDLAREGAEVAKEITDKAKAEIAAMMGEFQARLEKELASAREILRNQSVRISSEIAEKVLGRSIQ, from the coding sequence ATGGTCGATATCGATTACACCTTGTTCATCCAGCTGGTGCTGTTCCTCCTTCTGATCTGGATTCTCAATCAAGTGCTCTACAAACCGCTCCTGCGCATCATGGAACGCAGGAAGGAAATCCTGGACAAGGCCCAGGAAGAGGTGAAGAACGTCCAGGAGACGATCGACCGGCGCGTGGCCGAGTACGAGGAAAAGATCCGGGCCGCCAAGATGCAGGCGATGGGGCAGAAGGGGGATCTCGCCCGGGAGGGCGCCGAGGTCGCCAAGGAGATCACCGACAAGGCAAAGGCCGAGATCGCCGCGATGATGGGCGAGTTTCAGGCGAGACTGGAGAAAGAGCTGGCATCGGCGAGAGAAATCTTGAGGAACCAGTCCGTCCGCATCTCCTCCGAGATCGCCGAAAAGGTCCTGGGAAGGAGCATCCAATGA